Proteins co-encoded in one Gracilimonas sp. genomic window:
- a CDS encoding ATPase, T2SS/T4P/T4SS family, with protein sequence MGKINIRRHIGDILVNKGIITKEQLQKGLSILSEEPKESNRRLGQILSQDLGLNRHLIMKEIANIYAFREVLKDVDEIPGEVLDHIKENLEDLPKEIVDELVHHKALPYQKTKNSIVIAAADPSDPNIQSVLNKINFKQTELVYCKYESIEDILSKVYEQKNEFLDLLEEIDYEEPDLDKNQEEIDEEEIDAEINQSMLNSLVEGMLVESVRQGVSDMHIVPSSPTTTDIRFRVDGKLQLWYQQKNVKPEAISAVIKDKTRNVDRFERDASQDGFIQRQIDGVGIRYRVSIMPIVGKQYDRKFESIVIRVLDDRNVIRDLDKLGLQKQAKENFIKSIQKPSGIVIITGPTGSGKSTTLVAALYYVIDPTKNVLTVEEPVEYIIEGARQLKISNHMTFDQSIRGILRHDPDIVLVGEMRDLKTAEIAIKLANTGHLTFSTLHTNDAPSAISRLFKMGVEPFLIANAVNLVVAQRLIRRLCSNCKEQFTPHPETAKGIGFTDKEIEETTFYKAVGCEKCNETGFKGRAGIHEALYFSKEIKQMILDAGGDIDEGAIKEMAMSQGMLTLRGSGRERVKEGVSTIEEIVAATIED encoded by the coding sequence AAGGAAATTGCCAACATCTATGCCTTCCGCGAGGTTTTGAAAGATGTAGATGAAATTCCGGGAGAGGTTCTCGATCATATCAAAGAAAACCTGGAAGATCTCCCCAAAGAGATTGTAGATGAACTGGTACACCATAAGGCTCTTCCGTATCAGAAAACCAAGAATTCCATTGTAATTGCTGCGGCAGATCCATCTGATCCTAACATTCAAAGTGTACTCAATAAGATTAATTTCAAGCAGACGGAGTTAGTCTATTGTAAATACGAGTCGATTGAAGACATCCTGTCTAAAGTTTACGAGCAAAAGAATGAATTCCTGGACCTGCTCGAAGAAATCGATTATGAAGAGCCTGATTTAGATAAGAATCAGGAAGAAATTGACGAAGAAGAGATTGATGCCGAGATCAATCAGAGTATGCTTAATTCTTTGGTGGAAGGGATGTTGGTAGAATCAGTTCGCCAGGGAGTTAGTGATATGCACATCGTGCCAAGTTCCCCAACCACCACGGATATCCGGTTTCGTGTGGATGGTAAATTACAGCTTTGGTATCAACAGAAGAATGTGAAGCCGGAAGCTATTTCAGCCGTTATTAAAGATAAAACCCGTAATGTTGATCGTTTTGAGCGGGATGCCTCACAGGATGGTTTTATTCAGCGGCAAATTGATGGCGTTGGGATTCGGTACCGGGTTTCTATTATGCCCATTGTTGGGAAGCAGTACGATCGGAAGTTTGAGTCAATTGTAATTCGGGTTTTGGATGACCGAAATGTAATTCGTGACCTGGATAAACTGGGTTTGCAGAAGCAGGCGAAAGAAAATTTCATAAAATCAATCCAAAAACCCTCCGGTATCGTAATTATTACGGGTCCCACGGGAAGTGGTAAATCAACTACGTTGGTAGCCGCCTTGTACTATGTAATTGATCCGACAAAAAATGTGCTTACCGTAGAGGAACCTGTGGAGTACATTATTGAAGGAGCTAGGCAGCTAAAGATCAGTAATCATATGACCTTTGATCAGTCGATCAGGGGTATTCTCCGGCATGACCCTGATATTGTACTTGTAGGGGAGATGAGGGATTTAAAGACCGCCGAAATTGCTATTAAACTGGCTAATACCGGTCACTTAACCTTTTCAACCCTTCACACCAATGATGCGCCCAGTGCAATTTCCCGTTTGTTTAAGATGGGGGTTGAGCCATTTTTGATTGCAAATGCCGTAAACCTGGTAGTTGCCCAGCGTTTGATCAGGCGGTTGTGCAGTAATTGCAAGGAACAGTTTACACCACATCCCGAGACGGCCAAGGGAATTGGTTTTACCGATAAAGAAATTGAAGAAACAACATTCTACAAAGCGGTTGGCTGCGAAAAATGTAATGAAACAGGCTTTAAAGGCCGTGCGGGTATTCACGAGGCCCTTTATTTCTCAAAAGAGATAAAGCAAATGATTCTGGATGCCGGTGGCGATATTGATGAAGGAGCTATCAAAGAGATGGCAATGTCGCAAGGTATGCTTACATTGCGCGGGTCTGGCCGGGAGCGTGTGAAAGAAGGTGTTTCTACGATCGAAGAAATTGTGGCTGCAACTATTGAAGATTAA
- a CDS encoding cyclic nucleotide-binding domain-containing protein — protein sequence MSTEMSNSGDELMTDYIKKFLKEPPLLLKNFHYEDVLEFLQLGKEERFLSDEIILNESEYVNSAYLVAEGKVCIWKDNIQLATLGEGNFLGETFLFSKNNRMAKVTAEGDCVVLRYERYEALNFFRKKPEKLFNIFTKNIIEIQQRKISNMNVQLLNLKKRLLNDTNW from the coding sequence ATGAGTACTGAGATGTCAAATTCCGGCGATGAATTAATGACCGATTACATAAAGAAGTTTTTGAAAGAACCTCCGTTGCTTCTGAAAAACTTCCATTATGAGGACGTTCTGGAGTTCCTTCAGTTAGGGAAGGAAGAAAGGTTTCTGTCTGATGAAATTATTTTGAATGAGTCGGAATATGTTAATTCAGCCTATTTAGTAGCTGAAGGAAAAGTATGTATTTGGAAGGATAACATACAGTTAGCTACGTTGGGAGAAGGTAATTTTTTAGGGGAAACTTTCTTATTCAGTAAAAATAATAGAATGGCTAAGGTTACAGCTGAGGGCGATTGTGTGGTACTCAGATACGAGCGATATGAAGCCCTTAATTTTTTCAGGAAAAAACCCGAAAAGCTGTTTAATATCTTTACAAAAAATATCATCGAAATACAGCAGCGAAAAATAAGTAACATGAACGTTCAATTACTCAACTTAAAGAAGAGGTTATTGAACGATACCAATTGGTAA
- a CDS encoding ATPase, T2SS/T4P/T4SS family, which yields MEAATKKSEKLSELVQPVIDQLPRTSRGIDRHVQLGNVVDNLGDDHRESLSDILDGYLKRMLKNDASDIDLGGPGCDGRVWYRIYGDKKPAKVPVSLSLDETNVLLHNAILPSQRKKLIEDKNLDFSYSIELGNGKQQRFRADMYFDLEHLALNMRKIDNTIRPFKNLNVHTEVAKALSLKYYKYGLTLITGITGSGKSSTLDTIIDANNRTVDSHIVIIASPVELIHTPIKSVVRHREVGRDVESFKEGAVQALRQDPDIIVIGELRDPETIMTALEITDSGHKTFGTLHTSSAMESIERILGEVPTEEQNRVRVRLADVLTCVVSQKLVPSLDGKRVLAKEVLMVNTSVRAAIRNNNIGEIYQMLMEGGEKGMNTMEQDLKRLYTDGIISKENALNHANNKTKMVQLLSEVNY from the coding sequence ATGGAGGCGGCAACCAAGAAATCCGAAAAGCTATCAGAACTGGTTCAGCCGGTTATTGATCAATTACCCCGAACTTCCAGGGGAATAGATCGCCACGTCCAGTTGGGAAATGTGGTTGATAACCTGGGGGACGATCACCGGGAGAGTCTTTCGGATATATTAGACGGCTACCTGAAAAGGATGCTGAAGAATGATGCTTCTGATATTGATTTAGGTGGTCCTGGCTGTGATGGCAGGGTTTGGTACCGAATTTATGGTGACAAAAAACCTGCAAAAGTACCCGTAAGCCTATCTTTGGATGAAACGAATGTACTATTGCATAACGCTATTCTTCCATCCCAGAGAAAAAAGCTAATAGAAGACAAGAATCTTGACTTTTCTTATTCAATAGAGCTTGGAAACGGCAAACAACAGCGTTTTCGGGCCGATATGTATTTTGACCTGGAGCACCTTGCGCTCAACATGCGTAAGATTGACAATACCATCCGCCCATTTAAGAACCTGAACGTACATACAGAGGTAGCCAAAGCTCTCAGTTTAAAGTACTACAAGTACGGTTTAACGCTTATTACTGGTATTACGGGTTCCGGTAAGTCATCTACACTGGATACCATTATAGACGCCAACAATCGGACGGTTGATTCTCATATTGTAATTATAGCCTCTCCGGTTGAATTAATACACACACCCATCAAATCGGTGGTTCGACACAGGGAAGTAGGCCGGGATGTTGAATCTTTTAAAGAAGGTGCAGTGCAGGCTCTTCGTCAGGATCCGGATATTATTGTGATTGGTGAGCTTCGAGATCCCGAAACTATTATGACAGCCCTGGAAATTACTGATTCCGGTCACAAAACCTTCGGAACTCTTCACACATCATCAGCCATGGAGAGTATTGAGCGTATTTTGGGTGAGGTTCCAACAGAAGAGCAGAACAGGGTTCGGGTGAGGTTGGCTGATGTTTTGACGTGCGTTGTCAGTCAAAAACTGGTCCCCAGCCTGGATGGAAAACGAGTATTAGCTAAAGAAGTATTGATGGTAAACACTTCTGTCAGGGCAGCAATTCGCAATAATAATATAGGGGAGATCTATCAGATGTTGATGGAAGGCGGAGAAAAAGGGATGAATACGATGGAACAAGATCTTAAGAGGCTGTACACCGATGGTATTATTTCTAAAGAAAATGCACTAAATCACGCCAACAACAAAACTAAAATGGTTCAACTGCTAAGTGAAGTTAATTACTAA
- the pilO gene encoding type 4a pilus biogenesis protein PilO, whose translation MSYAVRNTIILLVTLTLFVGAAFSYIKFFQMSELQELQTSVTEKQKDFNSKKATSDAFPALNQRYQQALSIIENADKSLFKSPNPDDIYDYLNYISNSSTSSKVFFDFVFVDSTAQDQYGIVNAEINGYGSYTNFVNFVNKIENSQLLNKISEITLTPPSSNPEELNDITFTFILESYYERIPIQDGLTLTSQLTMDERVSTFNPFYPLIQEVIPPNDDNLINVEQSRLIGLTASRIFLVDQGGNINSLRKGDEVYLGELESIDLKNKSATFNLNKGGITELVTLEIER comes from the coding sequence TTGTCATACGCGGTCCGAAATACCATCATTCTGTTAGTAACACTTACGCTGTTTGTAGGTGCTGCTTTCTCTTATATCAAGTTTTTCCAAATGTCTGAATTGCAAGAGCTTCAGACTTCGGTAACGGAAAAGCAAAAGGATTTTAACAGCAAGAAGGCTACCAGTGACGCCTTTCCGGCTTTAAATCAAAGATACCAACAGGCGCTTTCTATCATTGAAAATGCAGATAAATCCCTTTTTAAATCACCTAACCCAGATGATATTTACGATTATCTGAACTATATAAGTAATAGCAGTACATCGTCTAAAGTGTTTTTTGATTTTGTTTTCGTTGACTCCACAGCTCAGGATCAGTATGGAATTGTGAATGCTGAAATAAACGGATACGGCTCTTACACTAACTTCGTGAACTTTGTGAATAAGATTGAGAACAGCCAGCTGTTGAATAAAATCTCTGAGATTACACTCACACCGCCCAGCTCTAATCCTGAAGAGCTCAATGACATTACTTTTACTTTTATTTTAGAAAGCTATTACGAGCGCATCCCCATCCAGGATGGTTTGACACTGACCAGCCAGCTCACAATGGATGAACGCGTTTCAACATTTAACCCATTTTACCCACTTATACAGGAAGTAATTCCTCCTAATGATGATAATCTCATTAATGTGGAACAAAGCAGATTAATAGGCCTTACTGCATCGCGAATATTTCTCGTAGATCAGGGAGGAAACATAAATTCACTTAGAAAAGGGGATGAAGTGTACCTTGGTGAATTAGAATCTATAGACCTTAAAAATAAATCCGCTACTTTTAATCTAAACAAAGGTGGCATCACGGAATTGGTTACCTTGGAGATAGAGCGATGA
- a CDS encoding type II and III secretion system protein: MKATFYTKGFLSLVLFGLVSLLQPQLVHAQVVDPLKEYTNPEEIVAFDKSTTYNEAIEIINTFAQEFENRFIVDNSAYSGTIGVTLPAMHWKDALQYIMRFNNLELEEYEDFYEINVPAPPTTGTTTQASGGGSNASQGQPPTATTRTQEVRINATFFEGNKRALQEIGIDWSTLTSDVPANLGDFVGADGNQGIPSTDFNDQFVSVNSYNAASVSQNAFNALVNLGEVGPGISVQALFSAFEADNLGKVLATPSIKVVDGEEGNIQVGQDFSIKQRDIAGNVTDNFISTGTILTVTPEIISQGDTSFIYLSLEVERSTVLPDVVSTIVNKQEATTSAILLNGEATYVAGLYRTEESSVRRGVPILKDLPGWFFGLRYLFGYNSKDYSENELIIIVQAELIKPVSERISDRKLTKREVLNNTRDGMRTDLDRVFTTETFDMPVEEEIAEAQQEEQPAMDDSTLAETDKDNTQPDTMTVEEQPVDAEEEDALTDEQQELAKDLSMPVDKPELMVVVPKAFNLDEYLEYQQNEQQVETMQEETSNLKYFVIGGSFLVPGNAQNFKSTLEQEGYNTQILFNPETRFNYVAYEGFADFNTAVERTLEIRDSFNSEAWLFTLRNGNNPNAERVNGSSE; this comes from the coding sequence ATGAAAGCAACATTCTACACAAAAGGTTTTTTGTCATTAGTCCTTTTCGGCTTGGTAAGTTTACTACAACCGCAGCTTGTACATGCTCAGGTAGTCGATCCTCTAAAAGAATACACCAATCCGGAAGAGATCGTAGCTTTCGACAAAAGCACGACCTACAACGAGGCTATTGAGATAATTAATACCTTTGCCCAGGAATTTGAAAACAGGTTTATTGTTGACAATTCTGCTTACAGCGGAACCATTGGTGTGACGTTGCCAGCCATGCACTGGAAAGATGCGCTTCAATACATCATGCGGTTTAATAACCTTGAGCTGGAAGAATACGAAGACTTTTATGAAATAAATGTTCCGGCACCTCCTACTACTGGAACTACAACTCAGGCTTCAGGTGGGGGTTCTAACGCATCTCAGGGCCAACCTCCAACAGCTACAACCCGAACGCAGGAAGTGCGTATTAATGCTACATTTTTTGAAGGGAATAAAAGAGCACTTCAGGAAATCGGGATAGACTGGTCCACACTGACAAGTGACGTACCTGCTAATTTGGGAGATTTTGTAGGTGCTGATGGGAATCAAGGCATCCCATCTACCGATTTTAACGATCAGTTCGTATCCGTTAACTCCTACAACGCTGCCAGTGTTTCTCAGAATGCCTTTAACGCCCTTGTTAATTTAGGCGAAGTCGGTCCCGGAATCAGTGTACAAGCGTTATTCAGTGCTTTTGAGGCTGATAACCTTGGTAAGGTTTTGGCTACTCCATCTATTAAAGTAGTGGATGGCGAAGAGGGAAATATCCAGGTAGGGCAGGATTTCTCTATTAAACAGCGTGATATAGCCGGTAACGTGACGGATAACTTTATTAGTACAGGAACCATTCTTACCGTAACTCCTGAAATTATCAGTCAGGGCGACACCTCTTTTATCTATCTCTCGCTGGAAGTAGAACGTTCTACCGTTCTGCCCGATGTAGTTAGTACCATTGTAAACAAACAGGAAGCAACAACTTCAGCTATCCTGCTGAATGGCGAAGCAACCTATGTTGCCGGATTGTATCGAACGGAAGAATCTTCAGTGCGAAGGGGAGTTCCCATTCTCAAAGATTTACCGGGTTGGTTCTTTGGTCTCCGTTATTTATTTGGATATAACTCCAAAGACTATTCCGAGAATGAATTGATTATCATCGTGCAGGCTGAGTTGATTAAACCGGTTTCAGAACGAATTTCAGATCGCAAGCTTACTAAACGCGAAGTGCTGAACAATACCCGCGATGGTATGCGAACCGATTTAGACCGCGTGTTTACCACCGAAACGTTTGATATGCCCGTGGAGGAAGAAATAGCTGAGGCTCAGCAGGAAGAACAACCGGCCATGGACGATTCAACCCTTGCGGAAACGGACAAGGATAATACCCAGCCGGATACCATGACTGTTGAGGAACAACCGGTAGATGCCGAAGAAGAGGATGCACTTACGGATGAGCAACAGGAACTGGCTAAAGATTTAAGTATGCCTGTTGATAAGCCGGAATTAATGGTGGTTGTACCGAAGGCATTCAATTTGGATGAATATCTGGAGTACCAACAGAATGAGCAGCAAGTAGAGACCATGCAGGAAGAGACCTCCAATTTAAAATACTTTGTGATTGGCGGTTCATTTCTTGTTCCGGGTAATGCACAGAACTTTAAATCCACTCTTGAGCAAGAAGGCTATAACACACAAATCCTGTTTAACCCCGAAACCCGATTTAACTACGTAGCTTACGAAGGGTTTGCCGATTTCAATACGGCTGTTGAACGAACGCTTGAAATCAGGGACAGCTTTAACAGTGAAGCGTGGTTGTTTACTCTGAGAAACGGCAACAACCCGAATGCTGAGCGGGTTAACGGCAGCAGCGAATAA
- a CDS encoding alpha/beta hydrolase: MLYYKEYKSSEKRDWVVFVHGAGGSSSIWFSQLRDFKKHFNVLMVDLRGHGKSKDLLQKYYEENYSFEFISQDILDVLDHLNIEKAHFIGVSLGTIIIRTIAEIAPNRVKSSILCGAITRLNVRSRILVFVGHMFKRFIPYMWLYKLFAWIIMPKKHHAKSRNLFIREAKKLYQKEFLRWFKLTNEVNPLLRYFKEKEVESPMLYVMGSEDYMFLPPVKQIVEKHKNSTLKVIENCGHVCNVERPEAFNRVSIQYLKAHS; the protein is encoded by the coding sequence ATGTTGTACTACAAAGAATATAAATCATCTGAAAAGAGAGACTGGGTCGTGTTTGTGCACGGTGCCGGCGGAAGCTCATCTATCTGGTTTAGTCAGCTAAGGGATTTCAAGAAGCATTTTAATGTGCTTATGGTTGATCTGCGCGGACATGGAAAGTCAAAAGATCTGCTTCAGAAGTATTATGAAGAGAACTATTCATTTGAGTTTATAAGTCAGGACATTCTGGATGTGCTGGACCACCTCAACATTGAAAAGGCTCATTTTATAGGGGTCTCCCTTGGTACAATTATCATCCGTACTATTGCCGAAATTGCACCCAATCGCGTCAAATCTTCTATTCTTTGTGGGGCCATCACACGGCTTAATGTCCGCTCCAGAATTCTTGTCTTTGTCGGGCACATGTTCAAACGGTTCATCCCCTACATGTGGTTATACAAGCTGTTTGCCTGGATTATTATGCCTAAGAAACATCACGCCAAATCCAGAAACTTGTTTATCCGAGAAGCGAAGAAATTATATCAGAAGGAATTTTTGCGATGGTTTAAGCTTACCAATGAAGTTAATCCGCTCCTTCGGTACTTCAAAGAAAAAGAGGTTGAATCCCCAATGCTATACGTGATGGGCAGTGAAGATTATATGTTTCTCCCTCCTGTTAAACAGATCGTGGAAAAGCACAAGAATTCTACTCTCAAGGTAATCGAAAATTGCGGGCACGTTTGCAACGTGGAGCGACCCGAAGCTTTTAACCGGGTTTCAATTCAGTACCTGAAGGCTCACTCCTGA
- a CDS encoding 1-acyl-sn-glycerol-3-phosphate acyltransferase, giving the protein MNFLRAIIKLFSFLVSTLFFYSLIMLCLFASVVGLNYEKCRGYLLRSWGKVCCRIIGIHIEVKNDAPEPPFLLVSNHLSYIDIFVLFSQLRCLFVAKSDVKAWPLIGFIIRTCGILFIDRNRKRDVTRVNKLISKNINTNQGIIIFPEGTTSPGYEILPFRSSLLEYPASRQFPVSTVAVSYRTEPEEAPAYETICWWDDTPFFVHFFNLLKLKSFTAVVNFGPDEITANDRKVLAERLKSEIEEQFVPVISETEFLDQNREFTPIAFS; this is encoded by the coding sequence ATGAATTTTCTACGGGCTATTATAAAATTATTCAGCTTTCTGGTTTCAACCTTGTTTTTCTATTCCCTGATTATGCTGTGTCTGTTTGCTTCGGTTGTTGGGTTGAACTATGAAAAATGCCGGGGGTATCTTCTTAGGAGCTGGGGTAAGGTGTGTTGCCGGATAATAGGTATACATATTGAAGTTAAGAACGATGCTCCTGAACCGCCATTTTTGTTGGTTTCCAACCATCTGAGTTACATTGACATTTTCGTGCTATTTTCGCAGTTAAGATGCCTTTTTGTGGCAAAGAGTGATGTAAAAGCCTGGCCGTTAATCGGTTTTATTATTAGAACATGCGGTATTTTATTTATTGACAGGAACAGAAAACGGGATGTAACCAGGGTCAACAAACTCATCTCTAAAAATATAAATACCAATCAGGGCATTATCATTTTTCCGGAAGGGACCACCAGTCCGGGTTACGAAATATTACCATTCCGGTCTTCATTACTGGAATACCCTGCGTCCCGGCAATTTCCTGTTTCTACCGTTGCCGTTTCTTACAGAACCGAACCGGAAGAAGCTCCGGCTTACGAAACCATTTGTTGGTGGGATGATACCCCATTCTTTGTACATTTCTTCAACCTGCTGAAACTAAAATCCTTTACAGCCGTTGTTAATTTTGGTCCGGATGAAATCACGGCCAACGATCGAAAAGTATTAGCTGAACGATTGAAAAGTGAAATTGAGGAACAGTTCGTACCCGTTATTTCTGAAACAGAATTTCTTGATCAAAACAGGGAATTCACACCCATTGCATTCTCTTAA
- a CDS encoding DedA family protein: protein MGAPDTTGQLSDTLKLKKDSLQKLVPYLDDVEADSKNKLLVLYMLAIILATFMSEDLACIGAGLMAAQGLIDFWPAAIAATAGIYIGDFTLYFAGRLMGNGIFNIPPFKWMVKKENVYSAEAWFEKKGPVILVLSRFIPGSRFPVYLSAGILKTGFWTFLLYFGLTALLWTPTFVWLSVFAGNELLLFYEAYEEYAVWAALVVFIFILVLLKYLVPLMKKKFGV, encoded by the coding sequence ATGGGGGCTCCAGATACAACCGGGCAGCTTTCTGATACCTTAAAGCTAAAAAAGGACAGCCTTCAGAAGCTGGTGCCTTACCTGGATGACGTTGAGGCTGACTCGAAGAATAAGCTTTTAGTACTGTATATGTTAGCGATCATTCTGGCTACATTTATGAGTGAAGATCTTGCATGTATAGGAGCCGGACTGATGGCTGCACAGGGACTCATTGATTTCTGGCCGGCAGCCATAGCCGCAACAGCCGGAATTTATATAGGAGATTTCACCCTGTATTTTGCCGGTCGGTTAATGGGGAATGGTATTTTCAATATCCCGCCATTTAAATGGATGGTAAAAAAAGAAAATGTGTACAGTGCCGAAGCCTGGTTTGAAAAGAAAGGCCCTGTAATTTTAGTATTGAGTCGTTTTATTCCGGGAAGCCGGTTTCCGGTGTATCTGAGTGCCGGCATCTTAAAAACGGGATTCTGGACCTTCCTTCTATATTTTGGATTAACCGCACTGCTTTGGACGCCCACTTTTGTATGGCTTTCCGTGTTTGCCGGTAATGAATTGCTGCTTTTTTATGAAGCCTATGAAGAGTATGCCGTTTGGGCCGCGTTGGTCGTCTTTATCTTTATTCTTGTTCTGCTTAAATATTTGGTTCCGTTAATGAAGAAGAAGTTTGGGGTTTAA
- a CDS encoding NADP-dependent isocitrate dehydrogenase translates to MSTDKAKIFYTITDEGPFLATHSFLPIIESFTKAAGVNVETKDISLAGRILANFPDYLKEDQQVTDALAELGDLAKKPEANIIKLPNISASIPQLVAAIKELQNKGYDLPDYPEEPQTEEEKKIQKRYDVVKGSAVNPVLREGNSDRRAPKPVKEYARNNPHSMGEWSSDSKSHVATMDDHDFAHSEKSVTVPDADDVRIEFVDTDGNVQVLKESTPLQPGEVIDAAAMSKKALVNFLENEVKDAKEKGVLFSLHMKATMMKVSDPIIFGHAVKVYFKEVFEKHGKTLKELGVDPNNGFGDLEAKIKELPEDKQAEIRQDIQKCYENGPDLAMVNSHKGITNLHVPSDVIIDASMPAMIRTSGQMWNKNDETQDTKAVIPESSYAGIYQEVIDFCKEHGAFDPTTMGSVPNVGLMAKKAEEYGSHDKTFEIPGSGSVRVVNKAGETVVEHPVEEGDIWRMCQTKDAPIKDWVGLAVRRARETGSPAVFWLDENREHDAELIKKVNAYLPEFDTEGLEIHIMSPVKAMRFTLERIKDGKDTISVTGNVLRDYLTDLFPILEVGTSAKMLSIVPLMNGGGLFETGAGGSAPKHIQQFLDEGHLRWDSLGEFLALAVSLEHLGKTFDNDRALVLSETLDEANTRYLQNDKSPSRKVNEHDNRGSHFYLAMYWARALANQSKDAELAERFKAVADKLEENEAKINEELIAAQGNPEEIEGYYWPNRDIVYDRMRPSETLNSIIESV, encoded by the coding sequence ATGAGCACTGATAAAGCCAAGATTTTTTATACCATAACGGATGAAGGACCTTTCTTAGCTACCCATTCTTTCCTCCCTATTATTGAATCATTCACCAAGGCAGCCGGAGTTAATGTAGAGACCAAAGACATTTCTCTTGCCGGACGTATTCTTGCCAACTTCCCCGATTATTTGAAAGAAGATCAGCAGGTTACAGATGCACTTGCTGAGCTGGGCGATCTGGCCAAGAAACCGGAAGCAAATATCATCAAGCTCCCGAATATCAGTGCTTCTATTCCTCAGTTGGTTGCAGCCATTAAGGAATTGCAGAATAAAGGATATGACCTTCCCGACTACCCGGAAGAGCCTCAAACCGAAGAAGAAAAGAAGATTCAAAAACGCTACGATGTAGTGAAAGGCAGCGCGGTTAATCCGGTTCTTCGTGAAGGTAACTCCGACCGCCGGGCCCCTAAGCCGGTTAAAGAGTATGCCCGAAATAATCCGCATTCCATGGGTGAATGGAGTTCTGATTCCAAATCACACGTAGCTACCATGGATGACCATGATTTTGCTCATTCTGAAAAATCGGTCACCGTACCTGATGCCGATGATGTCCGAATCGAGTTTGTGGATACCGATGGTAATGTTCAGGTATTAAAAGAAAGCACTCCCCTTCAGCCCGGTGAAGTAATTGATGCTGCGGCTATGAGTAAAAAAGCCTTGGTTAATTTCCTTGAAAATGAAGTTAAAGATGCCAAAGAAAAAGGCGTGCTCTTTTCGCTGCATATGAAAGCGACCATGATGAAGGTTTCAGACCCGATAATTTTTGGCCATGCCGTGAAAGTGTATTTCAAAGAAGTATTCGAGAAACATGGTAAAACGCTCAAAGAATTAGGGGTAGATCCCAACAACGGTTTTGGAGACCTGGAAGCAAAGATCAAGGAACTGCCGGAAGACAAGCAGGCTGAGATCAGGCAAGACATTCAAAAATGCTATGAAAATGGACCGGATCTGGCAATGGTGAATTCCCACAAAGGAATCACCAATCTCCATGTTCCGAGCGATGTGATCATTGATGCCTCCATGCCGGCTATGATCCGAACCTCCGGACAGATGTGGAATAAGAATGATGAAACTCAGGATACCAAAGCCGTGATCCCGGAAAGCAGTTATGCCGGTATTTACCAGGAAGTAATCGATTTTTGTAAAGAGCACGGCGCTTTCGATCCAACTACCATGGGAAGTGTTCCTAATGTAGGATTAATGGCTAAGAAAGCTGAGGAGTACGGCTCTCACGATAAAACCTTTGAGATTCCGGGGAGTGGCTCTGTGCGAGTAGTCAATAAAGCAGGAGAAACCGTTGTAGAACACCCGGTTGAAGAAGGCGACATCTGGAGAATGTGCCAGACTAAAGATGCTCCTATCAAAGACTGGGTTGGACTGGCTGTTCGCAGAGCGCGTGAAACCGGTTCTCCCGCTGTTTTCTGGCTGGATGAAAACCGCGAACATGATGCTGAGCTTATTAAGAAAGTGAATGCATATCTCCCTGAATTTGATACCGAAGGATTAGAGATTCATATCATGTCGCCGGTTAAAGCCATGCGTTTTACTCTGGAGCGTATCAAAGACGGTAAAGACACCATTTCTGTAACCGGAAATGTGCTGCGAGATTACCTCACCGACCTCTTCCCCATTCTGGAAGTAGGAACCAGCGCCAAGATGCTTTCCATCGTTCCTCTTATGAACGGCGGGGGCTTATTTGAAACCGGTGCCGGTGGTTCTGCTCCTAAACATATTCAGCAGTTCCTGGATGAAGGTCACCTCCGTTGGGATTCGTTAGGTGAATTCCTGGCATTGGCCGTTTCCCTCGAGCACCTCGGCAAAACATTCGATAACGACCGTGCTTTGGTACTATCCGAAACACTGGACGAAGCAAATACCCGGTACCTTCAAAACGACAAGTCACCTTCCCGTAAGGTGAATGAGCACGATAACCGAGGCAGCCACTTTTACCTGGCTATGTATTGGGCCCGGGCTTTGGCTAACCAGAGCAAAGATGCTGAGCTCGCAGAGCGTTTTAAAGCTGTAGCCGATAAACTTGAAGAGAATGAAGCTAAAATCAATGAAGAATTGATCGCTGCCCAGGGAAATCCGGAAGAAATTGAAGGATATTACTGGCCAAATCGTGACATCGTGTATGATCGAATGCGGCCCAGCGAAACCCTGAATTCAATTATTGAGTCTGTTTAA